From Eretmochelys imbricata isolate rEreImb1 chromosome 17, rEreImb1.hap1, whole genome shotgun sequence, a single genomic window includes:
- the DUSP14 gene encoding dual specificity protein phosphatase 14, which translates to MTSRNHHSLPRVLMAPRMFTEGELGGIAQITPSLYLSRGSVASNRQLLLAQGITCIINATIEIPNLNWPQFEYVNVPVADMPDAPISLYFDSVADKIQSVMRKNGATLVHCAAGVSRSATLCIAYLMKYQEVSLVEAYNWVKSRRPIIRPNVGFWRQLIDYERKLFGKTTVKMVQTPYGILPDVYEREGRPLMPYWGI; encoded by the coding sequence ATGACCTCCAGAAACCACCACTCCTTACCACGAGTTCTAATGGCACCTCGAATGTTTACTGAAGGAGAACTCGGGGGCATTGCCCAAATCACCCCGTCTCTGTACCTGAGCAGGGGCAGCGTGGCCTCAAACCGACAACTGCTTCTGGCCCAGGGCATCACCTGCATAATCAATGCCACCATTGAGATCCCCAACTTAAACTGGCCCCAATTTGAATATGTCAACGTACCTGTGGCTGACATGCCCGATGCCCCCATCTCCCTATACTTTGACAGCGTGGCTGATAAGATACAAAGCGTCATGCGGAAGAACGGGGCCACCTTAGTCCACTGCGCAGCTGGTGTGAGCAGATCGGCCACCCTGTGCATCGCTTATCTGATGAAGTACCAAGAAGTCTCTCTGGTTGAGGCTTACAACTGGGTCAAGTCAAGACGCCCCATCATACGCCCCAACGTGGGTTTCTGGAGGCAGCTGATAGACTACGAGCGGAAGCTGTTTGGGAAGACGACGGTTAAAATGGTACAGACACCGTATGGTATACTCCCAGACGTTTATGAGAGAGAGGGGAGACCCCTCATGCCTTACTGGGGGATTTAA